One window from the genome of bacterium encodes:
- a CDS encoding class II fructose-bisphosphate aldolase — protein sequence MLEMIPDNVKAVVGNSTRIPVVNSRHVFDALIDERIIIMACNCRIPHVIPGIMRASEELDAVVCYELAKTEGNIDGGYTAQTPSQYAATTFEYAERTALTKPFFVHADHLSVKNSSEEEYNSTAKLITSQIDAGYTSYAIDASHNPLQENTDITRRLARPISDMGFGLEVEVGEIAGLLGKLTTVEEAISYISDLCDAGHSPNLLAISNGSKHGNYSVDEEVHIDLERTAEIFTSIRPYGVAIAQHGITGTPLSLIGKFADFGIRKGNVGTNWQNIAHVNLPTTLFESMKTWAEVEGVDIKKATKKFKNEIDSIDEKYKKKIADEAYISAKEFITAFRAEGSASKVIKYFETL from the coding sequence ATGCTCGAAATGATACCTGATAATGTTAAGGCCGTCGTCGGGAACTCGACACGAATTCCCGTAGTAAATTCGAGACATGTATTTGATGCTTTAATCGACGAGCGTATAATTATTATGGCCTGCAACTGCCGCATACCGCACGTCATTCCCGGTATTATGCGAGCTTCAGAGGAATTAGATGCTGTTGTATGTTATGAACTTGCCAAAACAGAGGGCAATATTGATGGTGGCTATACTGCTCAAACTCCATCTCAATATGCCGCTACAACTTTCGAGTATGCCGAAAGAACTGCTCTTACTAAACCGTTTTTCGTTCATGCTGACCATTTATCCGTGAAAAATTCCAGCGAGGAAGAATATAATAGCACAGCAAAACTGATAACATCCCAGATAGATGCCGGCTATACTAGTTATGCTATTGATGCCTCACACAACCCTCTTCAAGAAAACACAGATATAACAAGGCGTCTCGCCCGCCCAATTTCCGATATGGGATTCGGACTCGAAGTCGAGGTCGGCGAGATAGCAGGGCTTCTTGGGAAACTTACTACTGTCGAAGAGGCAATATCATATATCAGCGATCTCTGTGATGCTGGCCACTCTCCCAATCTCCTTGCAATATCTAACGGTTCCAAACATGGGAATTACTCTGTTGACGAAGAGGTTCATATAGATCTTGAAAGAACCGCTGAAATCTTCACTTCAATTCGGCCATATGGTGTTGCTATAGCACAACATGGAATCACAGGCACACCCCTATCACTAATTGGAAAATTCGCGGATTTCGGTATTCGTAAGGGAAATGTTGGAACAAACTGGCAAAACATTGCTCATGTTAATCTTCCAACTACACTTTTCGAATCCATGAAGACGTGGGCCGAGGTTGAAGGAGTAGATATTAAAAAAGCTACTAAGAAGTTTAAAAATGAAATCGATTCCATCGATGAGAAATATAAGAAAAAGATAGCAGACGAAGCCTATATCTCCGCAAAAGAATTTATTACTGCATTCCGCGCCGAAGGCAGCGCTTCTAAAGTAATTAAATATTTCGAAACGCTTTAA
- a CDS encoding tyrosine recombinase, translated as MKMLEQTNNERIYLANLISEFLLYISKERHLSPNTVASYKVDLTQLLDFLTDNFPEGLINPKNIEIVDLRGFLAGLKHAGYSKRSIHRKISSVRSFFAFLYSREIVEFNPARYLTLPKLEKRLPNFLDFAQANEALELPNDSTPLGIRDKAIMEVLYGTGIRASELLAIDKHRLNLENSEIKVIGKGNKERIVLIGEPAIEAIKDYIRIRPDLLSEKKETAFWLTKSGMELNRRDLYNIVHKYLKQVTDGKASPHVMRHTFATHLLDCGADLLAVKELLGHESLSTTQIYTHLTIEHLKETYRKAHPKSRS; from the coding sequence ATGAAAATGCTCGAACAGACGAATAATGAACGAATCTATCTCGCTAACCTTATTAGCGAATTTCTCCTATATATATCGAAAGAGCGACATCTCAGCCCCAACACTGTGGCATCCTACAAGGTGGATCTAACTCAATTATTGGATTTTCTTACCGACAATTTTCCTGAAGGACTTATTAATCCAAAAAATATCGAGATAGTTGACTTAAGAGGTTTTCTTGCTGGGCTTAAACATGCTGGTTATTCCAAACGAAGTATTCATAGAAAAATAAGCTCGGTTCGCAGTTTCTTCGCTTTCCTTTATAGCCGAGAAATTGTAGAATTTAATCCGGCTCGTTACTTAACCTTGCCAAAATTAGAAAAAAGATTACCAAATTTTCTCGATTTCGCACAAGCAAATGAAGCACTCGAACTTCCGAATGACTCCACTCCACTCGGTATTCGAGATAAGGCTATTATGGAGGTGTTATACGGCACTGGCATCCGAGCCTCGGAGCTACTTGCAATCGATAAACACCGACTGAACTTAGAAAACAGTGAGATTAAAGTTATTGGAAAAGGGAACAAAGAAAGGATAGTGCTCATCGGTGAACCGGCTATCGAAGCAATAAAGGATTATATTCGTATCCGTCCCGATTTGCTTTCTGAAAAAAAGGAAACGGCATTCTGGTTAACAAAAAGCGGCATGGAACTCAACAGAAGAGACCTATATAATATAGTCCATAAATATTTAAAACAAGTAACCGACGGCAAAGCCTCCCCTCATGTTATGAGGCATACATTCGCCACCCATCTTCTTGACTGTGGAGCAGATTTACTAGCGGTGAAAGAGCTTCTCGGTCACGAATCGCTTTCGACTACCCAAATCTATACTCATCTCACAATCGAACATCTGAAAGAAACTTATCGTAAGGCGCACCCCAAGAGCAGATCGTAG